A genomic region of Rhipicephalus sanguineus isolate Rsan-2018 chromosome 1, BIME_Rsan_1.4, whole genome shotgun sequence contains the following coding sequences:
- the LOC119378962 gene encoding natterin-3 → MDAFGAPTYRPVCEWVMCFENRIPYNAVPGGEDSGETIYIGRAVHNGEVIPGKVVPSHSCCYVAYEGAEHCHRDYQALISDGTPFAWAPASDGALPTGAVQGGVCASGEPLYIGRTYHEGTLTIGKVQPSRRCLSIPYGGEEHCYSDYEVLVVQTVNF, encoded by the exons ATGGACGCTTTCGGAG CCCCCACATACAGGCCCGTGTGCGAGTGGGTCATGTGCTTCGAGAACCGCATCCCGTACAACGCGGTGCCTGGCGGTGAAGACAGCGGAGAGACCATCTACATCGGCCGCGCTGTGCACAACGGCGAGGTGATACCGGGCAAGGTGGTGCCGTCTCACAGCTGCTGCTACGTTGCCTACGAGGGCGCCGAGCACTGCCACAGGGACTACCAG GCTCTCATCTCGGATGGCACTCCGTTCGCCTGGGCGCCGGCTTCCGACGGCGCACTTCCCACCGGTGCCGTCCAGGGTGGCGTGTGCGCTTCGGGCGAGCCGCTCTACATCGGCCGCACCTACCACGAGGGCACGCTCACAATCGGCAAGGTGCAGCCTTCGCGCCGCTGCCTCTCTATCCCGTACGGCGGCGAGGAGCATTGCTACTCAGACTACGAGGTGCTGGTGGTACAGACGGTCAACTTCTGA